From a single Corynebacterium kroppenstedtii DSM 44385 genomic region:
- a CDS encoding ABC transporter substrate-binding protein: protein MLPESDGSAVNGSVSQNQTNTIGGRDGRPDREPGRPGINRRSFLRAAGVSVIAAAGWGLAACSSDSSDDSAGQSSGANQKGSKGKDSRVAAVGMGDGDTLIALGIIPVITTSYGVQPKALNSWTSEALQSRKIHDLPIVLDSTQEAFSTSVLETIAHKNPSLIMAINTAVDKEAHQRLSAIAPIATHSDKYQDYEIPWDEQIKEVCKAVDREGDANKLIDGVKESFKKYRDKHPDIQNKKAAIIMPYDGKVAVYDDSAGRGQFITNMGYTIPQSVQGDGSGGQSSAFYHEISAENYDIFRGLDKLFVIDYAGKSEAFLHDPVFNSLDVAQEGRTQVLQEELGTVMSMPNPLSVPWALSKIG, encoded by the coding sequence ATGCTCCCAGAAAGTGACGGTTCGGCTGTGAACGGGTCCGTATCTCAGAACCAGACAAATACAATCGGCGGCCGTGATGGGCGGCCCGATCGAGAGCCCGGACGCCCGGGAATTAACCGACGCTCATTCCTTCGCGCCGCAGGAGTTAGCGTCATTGCGGCAGCGGGTTGGGGTCTCGCCGCATGCTCATCGGATTCGTCAGATGATTCCGCAGGGCAATCGTCGGGAGCTAACCAGAAAGGTTCGAAAGGGAAAGACAGCCGAGTTGCCGCAGTAGGAATGGGCGATGGAGACACCCTTATCGCGTTGGGAATCATCCCCGTGATTACGACCTCGTACGGTGTTCAGCCAAAGGCGCTGAACAGTTGGACTAGCGAGGCTTTACAGTCGCGGAAGATTCATGACCTCCCCATCGTGTTGGATAGCACTCAAGAAGCGTTCTCAACGTCGGTACTTGAGACGATTGCCCACAAAAATCCTTCTTTGATCATGGCGATTAACACGGCAGTGGATAAAGAAGCGCATCAGCGTCTCTCTGCCATCGCGCCCATAGCAACGCATTCCGACAAGTACCAGGACTATGAAATTCCCTGGGATGAACAGATCAAAGAAGTATGCAAAGCAGTTGATAGGGAAGGGGACGCCAACAAGCTGATTGACGGCGTGAAAGAGTCCTTCAAGAAATACCGGGACAAGCACCCCGACATCCAGAATAAAAAAGCTGCCATCATCATGCCCTACGATGGCAAAGTCGCCGTCTACGATGATTCGGCCGGCCGGGGACAATTCATAACGAACATGGGCTACACCATCCCTCAATCGGTCCAAGGGGACGGCTCGGGCGGCCAAAGTTCGGCGTTCTACCACGAAATATCAGCCGAAAACTATGACATCTTCCGAGGTCTCGACAAACTTTTCGTCATTGATTACGCAGGAAAAAGCGAGGCATTTCTCCACGACCCTGTGTTCAACTCACTCGACGTAGCGCAGGAAGGCCGCACTCAGGTTCTTCAGGAGGAACTCGGAACAGTCATGAGCATGCCGAACCCCCTGTCCGTCCCCTGGGCGCTATCAAAAATCGGGTGA
- a CDS encoding RNA-binding S4 domain-containing protein has translation MSPTKHSSTADNISAVRTDIWVWAVRLYKTRTAATGAVRAGHVKVNGKQIKPAQTVVPGDTVRAWSHHREFIVEVVKTPTKRVGAAVARECYIDHSPPPPSPEILASMPRRDRGAGRPTKKERRQMEKLRGRR, from the coding sequence ATGTCACCGACGAAACACAGCTCCACAGCGGACAACATCTCAGCTGTTCGTACCGACATATGGGTGTGGGCTGTCCGCCTATACAAAACCCGCACCGCTGCCACCGGCGCAGTCCGTGCTGGCCACGTTAAAGTCAACGGCAAACAAATCAAACCGGCACAAACAGTCGTCCCTGGCGACACTGTCCGCGCATGGTCACATCACCGGGAATTCATTGTCGAAGTCGTCAAAACTCCCACCAAACGTGTAGGCGCAGCCGTAGCGCGAGAGTGCTATATCGACCATTCCCCACCGCCACCGTCACCCGAAATACTTGCGTCCATGCCGCGCCGGGATCGTGGCGCTGGCCGTCCTACTAAGAAAGAGCGTCGGCAAATGGAGAAGCTGCGGGGACGTCGGTAA
- a CDS encoding GTP pyrophosphokinase: MSHRHHKPPKETSRQREARKKYATWTSAHPLAAKQFARTIEDLLGDSGIAFDAVTARIKALPSLLDKVEKKTATGEWFFPHGFDDAYDFIGVRVTTFHSTEIPEIRRVLEQHFEIDRVVDKAAETRIAGGFGYGSLHLICRIPDITSDSTNILIQELAEYSGQMLEVQIRTVLQHAWAEFEHDVRYKGPNTGSDPRIDRAFTLAAGLIELADQQFDQIASIANQTPRATDSSDDASLSPEILPGVLTVILGPLFPRSKSEYYRYAYAMLAAHGITDVGGLRELLSDDLAEAVRSVMHPDFPPGQVRMVDDVLLARYGRDHIKKTVDIGDHGETRSGRLGNRWKKLLDAGLGAASKS; this comes from the coding sequence TTGTCCCACCGCCACCACAAGCCGCCCAAGGAAACCTCGAGGCAGCGCGAAGCACGAAAGAAATACGCGACATGGACCTCCGCGCACCCACTTGCCGCGAAGCAATTCGCTCGAACGATCGAGGATCTCCTTGGCGATTCCGGAATAGCTTTCGACGCTGTCACTGCTCGAATCAAAGCGCTGCCCAGCCTCCTAGACAAGGTAGAGAAGAAAACTGCTACCGGTGAGTGGTTCTTCCCCCACGGATTCGATGACGCCTACGACTTCATTGGCGTGCGGGTAACAACTTTTCACTCCACTGAGATCCCGGAAATCCGGCGCGTACTCGAACAGCACTTCGAGATCGACCGCGTCGTCGACAAAGCAGCTGAAACCCGAATAGCTGGTGGGTTCGGTTATGGTTCTCTCCATCTCATCTGCCGGATCCCAGACATCACCTCTGACTCCACCAATATTCTGATTCAAGAATTAGCCGAATATTCAGGGCAAATGTTGGAAGTTCAAATTCGGACTGTCCTTCAACACGCGTGGGCCGAGTTCGAACATGATGTCCGCTACAAAGGACCAAATACGGGAAGCGATCCACGAATCGATCGGGCATTCACTCTTGCCGCCGGTCTTATCGAACTAGCCGACCAGCAATTCGACCAAATCGCGTCCATTGCCAACCAGACTCCTCGAGCAACGGATAGTTCCGACGACGCGTCGCTCTCTCCGGAAATCCTGCCGGGCGTGCTCACCGTCATCCTTGGGCCGCTTTTCCCCCGCTCGAAAAGCGAATACTACCGCTACGCGTACGCCATGTTGGCTGCCCACGGCATTACCGACGTCGGCGGTTTACGCGAGCTACTATCCGACGACCTCGCCGAGGCGGTCAGGTCGGTCATGCACCCAGATTTCCCTCCGGGACAAGTTCGCATGGTCGACGATGTTCTCCTGGCGCGATATGGGCGGGACCACATCAAGAAAACTGTCGATATCGGGGATCACGGCGAGACCCGCTCAGGTCGCTTGGGCAATCGGTGGAAAAAACTTCTTGATGCTGGACTAGGCGCGGCAAGCAAATCATAG